TGGCGTGAACATGTCGCCGGCGGCATTTTCGCACTCCGAGGCGCCGTCTGAATACAGAATGAGGCGTCCGCCCGGGGGCAATTCCAGGTCGTAGGTCTCGAACTCAATATCCGGCACCCAGCCGATGGGTAGCCCGCCCTCCCCGATCAGTCGCGTGGATCCATCGCGCTGGACGAGGATCGGCGGTGGGTGGCCGGCCTGGCCAAGGTTGATGCGTCCGGTGAGTCGGGATATGGTGCCGTAGACCATCGTAAAATATTGCGACGTATCGACACTCTGGAACCGGTCGTTGAGCGACTGGAGGACACATTGCGCCGGCTGGGCGACCGTCATACGGTCGTCCAGCAACGGACGTGCATCCATGGGCGAGGTGAGCATCTTGGTGACACTCACCGTCAATAACGCGGAGCGGATTCCATGGCCTACAACATCGAACAGGTAAAACACCAACGTCTCGGCATCGCGGGCAAAGACGTTGAGCATATCCCCGGCGACGATCGAGTGCGGCCGGTAGAGCCAGGAGGCGGTGTAGTCCCCCGATGTAAAGAGTGGCGGCGGGAGGAGGGTATGTTGCAGTTCCGCGCCGGCCTCCAGATCCCGGTGCATCGAAGCGCGCGCTTCGTGCAGC
This DNA window, taken from Rhodothermales bacterium, encodes the following:
- a CDS encoding SpoIIE family protein phosphatase; amino-acid sequence: MKILIADDDPILRTLLEHELTGQGHSVVAVEDGWHAWEAILQEPFEILITDWIMPEIDGLDLCRLVRSMDAGLYIYTILISSRSENENVLAAFDAGADDFISKPIHFPILHARIRAGERIIRLEHELARRSETLLEMNLELHEARASMHRDLEAGAELQHTLLPPPLFTSGDYTASWLYRPHSIVAGDMLNVFARDAETLVFYLFDVVGHGIRSALLTVSVTKMLTSPMDARPLLDDRMTVAQPAQCVLQSLNDRFQSVDTSQYFTMVYGTISRLTGRINLGQAGHPPPILVQRDGSTRLIGEGGLPIGWVPDIEFETYDLELPPGGRLILYSDGASECENAAGDMFTPERIARHFADTRALPITESLARLEAILESWTPGARYTDDVSLLVIERAVSPEAEIPTASKRING